In a single window of the Streptomyces sp. NBC_00353 genome:
- the gap gene encoding type I glyceraldehyde-3-phosphate dehydrogenase, which produces MTRIAVNGFGRIGRNVLRALLERDSDLEVVAVNDLTEPATLARLLAYDTTAGRLGRPVTVDGDVLVVDGRRITVLAEREPAKLPWAELGVDIVLEATGRFTSATAARAHLDAGAKKVLVGAPSDGADVTLAFGVNSDAYDPAVHTIISNASCTTNALAPLAAVLDELAGIEHGFMTTVHAYTQEQNLQDGPHRDARRARAAAVNIVPTTTGAAKAIGLVLPNLEGKLAGDSIRVPVPVGSIVELNTTVARDVTRDDVLAAYRAAAEGPLAGILEYSDDPLVSSDITGNPASSIFDSALTRVDGRHIKVVAWYDNEWGFSNRVIDTLELLATR; this is translated from the coding sequence ATGACTCGCATCGCCGTCAACGGATTCGGCCGCATCGGACGCAATGTGCTGCGCGCACTGCTCGAACGCGACAGCGACCTCGAGGTCGTTGCCGTCAACGACCTCACGGAACCCGCCACCCTCGCGCGGCTGCTCGCCTACGACACGACGGCCGGCCGGCTCGGCCGCCCGGTGACTGTCGACGGGGACGTCCTTGTCGTCGACGGCCGTCGCATCACGGTGCTCGCCGAGCGCGAACCGGCGAAGCTGCCGTGGGCCGAGCTCGGCGTCGACATCGTGCTCGAGGCGACCGGCCGCTTCACGTCGGCTACGGCCGCCCGCGCCCACCTCGACGCAGGCGCGAAGAAGGTGCTCGTCGGTGCGCCGTCGGACGGCGCCGATGTCACGCTCGCGTTCGGGGTCAACAGCGACGCGTACGACCCGGCCGTGCACACGATCATCTCGAACGCCTCGTGCACGACCAACGCTCTTGCGCCGCTGGCCGCGGTCCTCGACGAGCTCGCCGGCATCGAGCACGGCTTCATGACGACGGTGCACGCCTACACGCAGGAGCAGAACCTGCAGGACGGCCCGCACCGCGACGCCCGCCGCGCCCGGGCCGCCGCTGTCAACATCGTGCCGACCACGACGGGCGCCGCCAAGGCGATCGGCCTCGTGCTGCCGAACCTCGAGGGCAAGCTGGCGGGCGACTCGATCCGCGTACCGGTGCCGGTGGGCTCGATCGTCGAACTCAACACGACCGTCGCCCGCGACGTGACGCGCGACGACGTGCTGGCGGCGTACCGCGCCGCGGCGGAGGGGCCGCTGGCCGGCATCCTCGAGTACTCGGACGACCCGCTCGTGTCTTCCGACATCACGGGCAATCCCGCCTCGTCGATCTTCGACTCGGCCCTCACCCGCGTCGACGGCCGCCACATCAAGGTGGTCGCCTGGTACGACAACGAGTGGGGCTTCTCGAACCGTGTGATCGACACGCTCGAGCTCCTCGCCACCCGCTGA
- a CDS encoding CoA-acylating methylmalonate-semialdehyde dehydrogenase, whose protein sequence is MKTVPHWIGGKHFGDAAGASGTWGPVTDPATGEVITQVAMAGADEVDAAVAAAKAAYATWRTSSLAQRIAILFRYRELLNGRRDDLAALITAEQGKVHADALGEVARGLEIVELACGLGTALKGDTSTEVSSHIDVASVRRPLGVIVGISPFNFPAMISMWMFPMAIACGNTFVHKPSSKAPSASMLLAELAAEAGVPDGVLNIVHGDEVAVNALLDHPDVAAVSFVGSTPVARHVYSRASASGKRVQALGGAKNHMLVLPDADLDAAADAAVTAAYGSAGQRCMAVSVVVAVGSAGDALVSRIAERATKVKIGPGNDPTSEMGPLVTEAHRDEVANYVAGAAAQGADVVLDGRDFTVEGLENGHWMGISLLDKVSTDSDAYRNEIFGPVLCVLRAGTYDEAMRIINGSPFGNASSIFTRDGGAARRFQLEVETGMVGVNVPMPVPVGYHSFGGWKDSAFGDHRMYGSEAVHFYTRGKVITSRWPDPAEAAAGPDLGFPASR, encoded by the coding sequence ATGAAGACCGTCCCCCACTGGATCGGTGGCAAGCACTTCGGAGACGCTGCAGGCGCCTCCGGCACCTGGGGCCCCGTGACCGACCCCGCCACCGGAGAGGTCATCACACAGGTGGCGATGGCCGGCGCCGACGAGGTCGACGCCGCGGTCGCCGCGGCGAAGGCGGCCTACGCCACCTGGCGCACGTCCTCGCTCGCGCAGCGGATCGCGATCCTCTTCCGCTACCGCGAGCTGCTGAACGGGCGCCGCGACGACCTTGCCGCGCTGATCACCGCAGAGCAGGGCAAGGTCCACGCAGACGCGCTGGGCGAGGTCGCCCGGGGCCTGGAGATCGTCGAACTGGCCTGCGGGCTCGGCACGGCGCTCAAGGGCGACACGTCCACGGAGGTGTCGAGCCACATCGACGTGGCGTCGGTCCGCCGGCCGCTCGGTGTGATCGTCGGCATCTCACCGTTCAACTTCCCCGCGATGATCAGCATGTGGATGTTCCCCATGGCCATCGCCTGCGGGAACACCTTCGTCCACAAGCCGAGCAGCAAGGCCCCGTCCGCGTCCATGCTCCTCGCGGAACTCGCGGCCGAGGCCGGTGTGCCCGACGGTGTGCTCAACATCGTGCACGGCGACGAGGTCGCGGTGAACGCGCTGCTCGACCACCCGGATGTGGCGGCAGTGTCGTTCGTGGGGTCCACGCCGGTCGCCCGCCACGTCTACAGCAGGGCATCCGCCAGCGGCAAGCGTGTCCAGGCCCTCGGCGGCGCTAAGAACCACATGCTGGTACTACCCGACGCCGACCTCGACGCGGCCGCCGACGCCGCCGTGACCGCCGCCTACGGCTCCGCAGGCCAGCGCTGCATGGCTGTCTCCGTGGTGGTCGCGGTCGGCTCGGCGGGCGACGCGCTGGTGTCCCGGATCGCCGAGCGGGCCACGAAGGTCAAGATCGGCCCGGGCAATGACCCGACGTCCGAGATGGGCCCGCTCGTCACCGAGGCACACCGCGACGAGGTCGCGAACTACGTCGCGGGCGCGGCCGCCCAAGGAGCCGACGTGGTGCTCGACGGCAGGGACTTCACCGTCGAGGGCCTCGAGAACGGGCACTGGATGGGTATCTCGCTCCTCGACAAGGTCAGCACCGACTCGGACGCCTACCGGAACGAGATCTTCGGCCCCGTCCTGTGCGTGCTCCGCGCGGGGACCTACGACGAGGCCATGCGCATCATCAACGGCTCCCCGTTCGGCAACGCCAGCTCGATCTTCACCCGCGACGGCGGCGCGGCCCGCCGGTTCCAGTTGGAGGTCGAGACCGGCATGGTCGGCGTGAATGTGCCGATGCCGGTGCCGGTGGGCTACCACTCCTTCGGTGGCTGGAAGGACTCGGCCTTCGGCGACCACCGCATGTACGGCAGCGAAGCCGTGCACTTCTACACGCGCGGCAAGGTCATCACGAGCCGCTGGCCGGACCCGGCCGAGGCGGCAGCCGGTCCTGACCTTGGCTTCCCCGCGTCCCGCTGA
- a CDS encoding alcohol dehydrogenase, with translation MSTYRVAQVSAPGGPFAIVEREMPQPGPGHVRIAVDACGICHSDAFFVNAGLPGVRFPLVPGHEIAGRIEELGEGTQDKGWHVGDRVAVGWFGGSCGHCTPCRQGDFVVCENLKVPGWAYDGGYAEAVIAPADALARIPDALAAPDAAPLGCAGVTTYNGLRRSSARPGDLVAVLGIGGLGHLGVKYAAAMGFETVAIARGAGKADFAEQLGAHHYIDSTADTTVADALQSLGGAKVVLATAANSDATTATVDGLSPRGELVVIGADTEPLGISPNQLLMSGKIVRGHPSGTAQDVQDTLAFSALHGIRPMTEVVPLDQADQAYQKMLSGAARFRMVLTTR, from the coding sequence ATGAGCACCTATCGAGTCGCCCAGGTCTCCGCCCCCGGCGGTCCGTTCGCGATCGTCGAGCGTGAGATGCCGCAGCCGGGTCCAGGGCACGTACGGATTGCCGTGGATGCCTGCGGAATCTGCCACAGCGACGCATTTTTCGTGAACGCCGGGCTCCCGGGCGTACGGTTTCCGCTGGTCCCCGGGCATGAGATCGCCGGGCGCATCGAGGAGCTCGGCGAGGGAACGCAGGACAAGGGCTGGCATGTGGGCGACCGGGTGGCGGTGGGCTGGTTCGGCGGCAGCTGCGGCCACTGCACGCCCTGCAGACAGGGCGACTTCGTCGTGTGCGAGAACCTGAAGGTACCCGGATGGGCGTACGACGGCGGTTACGCCGAGGCCGTGATCGCCCCGGCAGACGCGCTGGCCCGGATCCCCGATGCGCTGGCGGCACCCGATGCGGCGCCTCTGGGCTGTGCGGGAGTGACCACGTACAACGGGCTGCGGCGCAGCTCCGCCCGGCCGGGCGACCTGGTCGCCGTGCTCGGCATCGGCGGCCTCGGCCACCTGGGGGTGAAGTACGCAGCCGCGATGGGCTTCGAGACCGTGGCCATCGCCCGCGGAGCCGGCAAGGCCGACTTCGCCGAGCAGCTCGGTGCGCACCACTACATCGACAGCACGGCGGACACCACCGTCGCGGACGCGCTGCAGTCCCTCGGCGGCGCCAAGGTCGTCCTGGCCACCGCCGCCAACTCCGACGCCACCACAGCGACCGTGGACGGACTGTCGCCCCGCGGCGAGCTGGTGGTCATCGGCGCGGACACCGAGCCACTGGGCATCAGCCCGAACCAGCTGCTCATGAGTGGCAAGATCGTCCGGGGCCATCCGTCCGGCACCGCGCAGGACGTGCAGGACACCCTGGCGTTCAGCGCGCTGCACGGAATCCGCCCGATGACCGAGGTCGTGCCGCTGGACCAGGCCGATCAGGCGTACCAAAAGATGCTCTCCGGGGCCGCCCGCTTCCGGATGGTGCTCACCACCCGCTGA
- a CDS encoding SpoIIE family protein phosphatase translates to MLDSRGVVVRWSPAAEQLLGHPAAQVLGRSAIELLARPEPAAAAAARRALRGAPEVRSAVVTVRCGDGRLLELVLWAYPSTGPESPGTAPHWVVLAVEAAQMRRWEGDRAVMEGLFSQSPVGLLVTDTELRCVRRNVALERMTGIPTEQRLGKRIGAALPGLSAEAIEAQMQQVLDTGVPTMDFVHRGRTVADPEHEHVWSTSTFRLQDPAGAVLGLCHAVIDVTASYRTQERRALLNEASLRIGTTLDVMRTAQELAEVAVPRLADTVSVDLLDAVVEGEAPRPGPVEDSVTLRRAAFRSTWRGHSRAAYAVGELSRFSSSSPQARCMADLEARLVARLDFTADWLRDDARRIVGIRAAGAHSLMVVPLAARNVLMGVASFYRWQQPDPFDDEDLTLSTELASRAAVCIDNARRYTRESAASLALQRRLLPSELPELHAVEVAAHYRPAGAESDVGGDWFDVIPLSGARVALVVGDVPGHGIHASATMGRLRTAVNTLADLDVPPDELLTHLDDLVIRLAEEDGSCRSSPTGGTVTGTTCLYAVYDPVERRCTLASAGHYPPAVVHPDGTVEFPRLPAGPPLGLGGLPFETAELDLADGTVLALFTNGLLLGRDPDIDVGLQALRRSLSHPDRPLEQICDQVAATLLPLRPPDDVALLVARTHTLGADRVASWDLAADPAVVVDARSLAARKLTEWGLEEFSFIAELVVSELVTNAIRYGLPPIRLRLIRNTDLICEVSDSSSTSPRLRRAGSDDEGGRGLFLVAQLTQRWGTRYTPNGKTIWTELAPPHAM, encoded by the coding sequence GTGCTGGATTCTCGAGGTGTCGTTGTCCGATGGAGCCCGGCTGCCGAACAGTTGCTGGGCCATCCGGCGGCCCAGGTCCTGGGCCGGTCCGCCATCGAACTGCTCGCCCGGCCCGAGCCGGCCGCAGCCGCCGCGGCACGGCGCGCACTGCGAGGGGCACCGGAGGTACGGTCCGCGGTCGTGACCGTGCGCTGCGGGGACGGCCGACTGCTGGAGCTGGTCCTGTGGGCGTACCCCTCGACCGGCCCCGAAAGCCCAGGGACCGCACCGCACTGGGTGGTGCTGGCCGTCGAGGCAGCCCAGATGCGCCGCTGGGAGGGCGACCGGGCGGTCATGGAAGGACTCTTCTCCCAGTCGCCCGTCGGCCTGCTGGTCACCGATACCGAACTGCGCTGCGTACGGCGCAATGTGGCCCTGGAACGCATGACCGGCATACCGACCGAGCAACGGCTGGGCAAGCGGATCGGGGCTGCGCTGCCGGGGCTGAGCGCCGAGGCCATCGAGGCGCAGATGCAGCAGGTCCTGGACACCGGCGTCCCGACGATGGACTTTGTGCACCGCGGGCGCACCGTGGCCGACCCGGAACACGAGCATGTGTGGTCCACCAGTACCTTCCGGCTCCAGGACCCGGCCGGAGCCGTCCTCGGGCTGTGCCACGCGGTCATCGACGTCACCGCCAGTTACCGGACCCAGGAACGAAGAGCTCTGCTCAACGAAGCCAGTCTGCGCATCGGCACCACCCTGGACGTCATGCGGACCGCGCAGGAACTGGCCGAGGTGGCCGTCCCCCGGTTGGCCGACACCGTCAGCGTCGATCTGCTGGACGCCGTCGTGGAGGGCGAGGCGCCCCGGCCGGGTCCGGTCGAAGACAGCGTCACGCTGCGCCGTGCGGCATTTCGGTCCACATGGCGCGGGCATTCCCGGGCGGCGTACGCGGTCGGCGAGCTGAGCCGGTTTTCCTCCTCTTCACCGCAGGCCCGTTGCATGGCCGACCTCGAAGCCCGCCTCGTCGCCAGACTTGACTTCACCGCCGACTGGTTGCGGGACGATGCCCGGCGAATCGTGGGAATCCGAGCCGCCGGCGCGCACTCCCTGATGGTGGTACCGCTGGCCGCCCGCAACGTCCTGATGGGCGTGGCCAGCTTCTACCGGTGGCAGCAACCGGACCCGTTCGACGACGAGGACCTCACCCTCTCCACGGAACTGGCCTCCCGGGCCGCCGTGTGCATCGACAACGCCCGCCGCTACACCCGCGAAAGCGCCGCCTCCCTGGCCCTGCAGCGCAGACTGCTCCCCAGCGAGCTGCCCGAGCTCCACGCCGTCGAGGTCGCCGCACACTACCGACCCGCCGGCGCGGAGAGCGACGTAGGAGGCGACTGGTTCGATGTCATCCCGCTCTCCGGCGCCCGAGTTGCCCTGGTCGTCGGCGACGTCCCCGGACACGGCATACACGCCTCCGCCACCATGGGGCGGCTGCGTACCGCCGTGAACACCCTCGCCGACCTCGACGTACCCCCGGACGAGCTGCTCACGCACCTCGACGACCTGGTGATCCGGCTCGCCGAGGAGGACGGTTCCTGCCGCTCCTCGCCGACCGGCGGCACGGTCACCGGGACCACCTGCCTGTACGCGGTCTACGACCCGGTCGAGCGACGCTGCACGCTGGCCTCCGCCGGCCACTACCCGCCCGCGGTGGTGCACCCCGACGGCACCGTCGAGTTCCCGCGTCTGCCCGCGGGCCCGCCGCTGGGCCTGGGCGGCCTGCCCTTCGAGACCGCCGAGCTGGATCTCGCGGACGGAACGGTGCTCGCGCTCTTCACCAACGGACTCCTCCTGGGACGGGACCCCGACATCGACGTCGGACTTCAGGCACTGCGGCGCAGCCTGTCCCACCCCGACCGCCCGCTCGAGCAGATCTGCGACCAGGTGGCCGCCACCCTGCTCCCCCTCCGGCCACCGGACGACGTCGCGCTCCTGGTCGCCCGCACGCACACCCTGGGTGCAGACCGCGTCGCCTCCTGGGACCTGGCCGCCGACCCGGCGGTCGTCGTGGATGCCCGGTCCCTGGCCGCGCGGAAGCTGACCGAGTGGGGTCTGGAAGAGTTCTCGTTCATCGCCGAACTGGTGGTCAGCGAACTGGTCACCAACGCCATCCGCTACGGCCTCCCGCCGATCCGGCTCCGGCTGATCCGCAACACCGACCTCATCTGCGAGGTCTCCGACAGCAGCAGTACTTCTCCTCGCCTGCGTCGCGCCGGATCGGACGACGAGGGCGGCCGGGGCCTGTTCCTCGTCGCCCAGCTCACCCAACGCTGGGGCACCCGTTACACCCCGAACGGCAAGACCATCTGGACCGAACTCGCCCCGCCCCACGCGATGTGA
- a CDS encoding helix-turn-helix domain-containing protein, which yields MSRDRAALGAFLRSRRNHLTPSQAGIEAFPGARRVQGLRREELAVLAGLSPDYYSRLEQGRQANISDAVLDALARALRLDEVEHAHLRDRAAPAAQHRAATPHAPQRPDPGLLRLMQTLDHVPVLLLGHRGEVLARNALLPEVLGRPLEPGSSFVRFMFQDPVARERIVNWTEFASATVATMRREIARRPYDNRLAALMEELRASDDDVDRWWDDHAVRDYASVAKRVEHPAAGLMSFNTEIVCTPHDPDQRLIVYTAEPDSATAHVLPILAGWNTAVRP from the coding sequence ATGTCACGCGACCGCGCCGCGCTCGGGGCGTTCCTGCGCTCCCGCCGGAACCACCTCACCCCGTCCCAGGCGGGCATCGAAGCCTTTCCCGGAGCCCGGCGGGTACAGGGACTGCGACGGGAGGAGCTGGCCGTACTGGCCGGCCTGAGTCCCGACTACTACAGCCGCCTCGAACAGGGACGCCAGGCCAACATCTCCGACGCGGTGCTCGACGCGCTGGCCCGCGCACTGCGTCTGGACGAGGTCGAGCACGCGCATCTCCGCGACCGCGCCGCGCCCGCCGCGCAGCACCGTGCCGCCACCCCGCACGCCCCCCAACGCCCCGATCCCGGTCTGTTGCGGCTGATGCAGACGCTCGACCACGTCCCGGTGCTGTTGCTCGGCCATCGCGGCGAGGTCCTCGCCCGCAACGCCCTGCTGCCTGAGGTGCTGGGCCGTCCGCTGGAGCCGGGGTCGTCGTTCGTGCGCTTCATGTTCCAGGACCCTGTCGCCCGTGAGCGGATCGTGAACTGGACGGAGTTCGCGTCGGCCACCGTCGCCACGATGCGTCGGGAGATCGCACGCCGCCCCTACGACAACCGCCTGGCGGCGCTCATGGAGGAGTTGCGGGCGAGTGACGACGACGTGGACCGGTGGTGGGACGACCACGCCGTCCGCGACTACGCATCGGTCGCCAAACGAGTCGAGCATCCCGCCGCAGGCTTGATGTCCTTCAACACCGAGATCGTCTGCACGCCGCACGACCCCGACCAGCGGCTGATCGTCTACACGGCCGAGCCCGACTCCGCCACCGCCCACGTCCTGCCAATTCTGGCCGGCTGGAACACCGCAGTCCGTCCCTGA
- a CDS encoding ATP-binding SpoIIE family protein phosphatase, whose protein sequence is MTRLVLPERHTFYGKAMTTMTVTRLNAWLCALLIVYIGASCAVQLQDSSGGLVRWSGFSVLVPVAAAALLPLRRSLIIGASTLAATIAIYGFAIHGVSAGGRTVVITAVALSFAFGLFVCWARPHLLHTPATATQNPPSLPRPAGTQAGSAPETPRAVPASARGILPEALPQPAVVELASHYRTDSSQLGMRAHWLDAIPLSGTRVGLVAGAVAGPGADATATELRTAVRTLADIDLQPEELLTHLDDVLARLRPDNRPSHDAQATSTVSAQCLYAVYDPASSRCTLAGAGSPSPAVITPDGTVTVIDLPEGPPLGQTDLPFEATEIDLPEGSLLLLYTHTDTGDSPHDPGGEELLSALAGPQSCLDSTCRAALDALLHAPHTQVAVLAVRTHALDTRTVATWDLPADPAAVCHARTHIAEKLTAWGLTDAAPTTELIVSELVTNAIRHAQPPIQLRLINHAGSLVCEVADGSSTSPHLRRARTFDENGRGLFIVAQLAERWGTRHNHHGKTIWAEHTPAPDRPITTA, encoded by the coding sequence GTGACGCGCCTGGTGCTCCCGGAACGACACACCTTCTATGGAAAGGCGATGACGACGATGACCGTCACTCGACTGAACGCGTGGCTGTGTGCGCTGCTCATTGTCTACATCGGTGCGTCGTGCGCCGTGCAGCTCCAGGATTCCTCAGGCGGCCTTGTCCGCTGGTCGGGGTTCTCCGTGCTCGTCCCCGTCGCGGCCGCCGCCCTTCTGCCTCTGCGGCGCTCCCTGATCATCGGAGCCTCCACGCTGGCTGCCACCATCGCCATCTACGGCTTCGCCATCCACGGGGTATCGGCAGGAGGCCGGACGGTCGTCATCACCGCGGTCGCGCTGTCCTTCGCCTTCGGCCTCTTCGTCTGCTGGGCGCGGCCGCATCTGCTGCACACGCCCGCCACAGCCACGCAGAACCCGCCCAGCCTGCCCCGCCCGGCCGGCACGCAGGCCGGTAGCGCCCCCGAGACACCACGCGCGGTTCCCGCCTCAGCACGCGGCATCCTTCCCGAAGCGTTGCCGCAACCCGCGGTGGTGGAGCTGGCCAGCCACTACCGGACCGACTCCAGCCAGCTTGGCATGCGTGCCCATTGGCTGGACGCCATCCCGTTGTCCGGCACCCGGGTCGGACTCGTCGCCGGCGCCGTGGCCGGGCCGGGCGCCGACGCCACCGCCACCGAACTCCGCACCGCGGTACGCACCCTGGCCGACATCGACCTGCAGCCCGAGGAACTGCTCACCCATCTCGACGATGTCCTGGCCCGGCTCCGCCCCGACAACCGTCCCAGTCACGACGCCCAGGCCACCAGCACCGTCAGCGCCCAATGCCTGTACGCGGTGTACGATCCCGCCTCCTCCCGCTGCACACTCGCCGGCGCCGGAAGCCCCTCACCTGCCGTCATCACACCCGACGGCACGGTCACAGTCATCGACCTGCCCGAAGGGCCACCCCTGGGACAGACAGATCTGCCCTTCGAAGCCACCGAGATAGACCTACCCGAAGGCAGCCTGCTCCTGCTCTACACCCACACCGACACCGGCGACAGCCCGCATGACCCCGGCGGCGAGGAGCTGCTCAGCGCACTCGCCGGGCCCCAGTCCTGCCTGGACTCCACCTGCCGAGCCGCCCTCGACGCCCTGCTCCACGCTCCCCACACCCAGGTAGCTGTCCTCGCCGTCCGCACCCACGCCCTGGACACCCGCACCGTCGCCACCTGGGACCTGCCGGCCGACCCGGCCGCCGTCTGCCACGCCCGCACCCACATCGCGGAAAAACTGACCGCCTGGGGCCTGACGGACGCCGCCCCCACTACCGAACTCATCGTCAGCGAACTGGTCACCAACGCCATCCGCCACGCCCAACCCCCCATCCAGCTGCGCCTGATCAACCACGCCGGCAGCCTGGTCTGCGAGGTCGCCGACGGCAGCAGCACCTCGCCACACCTGCGCCGGGCCCGCACCTTCGACGAAAACGGGCGCGGACTGTTCATCGTCGCTCAACTCGCCGAACGCTGGGGAACCCGCCACAACCACCACGGCAAGACCATCTGGGCCGAGCACACACCCGCACCCGACCGGCCCATCACCACGGCTTGA
- a CDS encoding GlxA family transcriptional regulator has product MPASRLYRVAVLVLEGAKPLDVGIPAQVFTTRASMPYEVRVCGAAPGLVTGGDGLSYCVAHGLDALAWADIVFMPGYRFPDRDDPPQAVVDALIAAHDRGARLAAISTGAFALAATGLLDGKRATTHWHYTRALAARHPLIRVDENVLFVDEGSVLTSAGAASGIDLCLHILRGDLGVAASNHAARRLVAAPYRSGGQAQYVPRSVPEPLGERFAATRQWALHRLGEPLSLEMLARHAAVSPRTFSRRFVEDTGATPMQWVMRARIDVARELLERSERSVEQIAADVGLGTGANLRLHFQRILGTTPSEYRRTFAQGE; this is encoded by the coding sequence GTGCCCGCTTCCCGCCTGTATCGCGTTGCCGTCCTTGTGCTCGAGGGTGCGAAGCCGCTCGATGTCGGCATTCCTGCGCAGGTGTTCACGACCCGCGCGAGCATGCCGTACGAGGTGCGGGTGTGCGGCGCCGCCCCCGGTCTCGTGACCGGCGGTGACGGTCTGTCGTACTGCGTCGCCCACGGCCTCGACGCGCTTGCATGGGCCGACATCGTCTTCATGCCCGGCTACCGGTTCCCGGACCGCGACGACCCGCCGCAGGCCGTCGTTGACGCGCTGATCGCGGCCCACGATCGGGGCGCGCGGCTCGCCGCCATCTCGACGGGCGCCTTCGCGCTCGCCGCCACGGGCCTGCTCGACGGCAAGCGCGCCACGACGCACTGGCATTACACACGCGCGCTGGCGGCGAGGCATCCGCTCATCCGGGTCGACGAGAACGTTCTGTTCGTCGACGAGGGCAGCGTGCTGACATCGGCCGGCGCCGCCTCGGGCATCGACCTGTGCCTGCACATTCTGCGCGGCGATCTCGGGGTGGCCGCGTCGAACCACGCGGCCCGGCGCCTGGTCGCGGCCCCCTACCGCAGCGGCGGTCAGGCGCAGTATGTGCCACGCAGCGTGCCCGAGCCGCTCGGCGAGCGGTTCGCCGCCACCCGCCAGTGGGCGTTGCACCGGCTGGGCGAGCCCCTATCCCTTGAGATGCTCGCCCGGCACGCGGCGGTGTCGCCGCGCACGTTCTCGCGACGCTTCGTCGAAGACACAGGAGCCACGCCGATGCAGTGGGTCATGCGTGCCCGCATCGACGTGGCCCGTGAGCTGCTCGAGCGTTCGGAGCGGAGCGTCGAGCAGATCGCCGCCGACGTCGGTCTCGGCACCGGTGCGAATCTGCGGCTGCACTTCCAGCGCATCCTCGGCACCACGCCGAGCGAGTATCGGCGCACCTTCGCCCAGGGCGAGTAG
- a CDS encoding SDR family NAD(P)-dependent oxidoreductase, whose product MTSSLHTNDSTPTAPGSPLIGRTAVVTGSTSGIGEAIARLLAAEGAHVVVNGRQQTSGERVVKAIRGTGGRADFVTADLGGSYEQLRAFVAQATDALGGRVDILVNNAGIYPATLTEDLPDTDLDAMLAVNIRAPHVLVGALAPAMAARGSGVIVTVGSWMARLGTPYAAMYSATKAADEQLTRSWAAEYGPRGVRVNAIAPGATLTPGNEEARAELDAMTATTPAGVVVRPEDIAKGVLYLSSDDSAMVHGITLYVDGGITASRMG is encoded by the coding sequence ATGACTTCTTCACTTCACACGAACGACAGCACACCTACCGCCCCCGGCTCCCCGCTCATCGGCCGCACTGCCGTCGTCACCGGCTCGACCAGCGGGATCGGCGAGGCGATAGCCCGGCTCCTGGCCGCCGAGGGCGCTCACGTCGTCGTCAACGGCCGGCAGCAGACCAGCGGCGAGCGGGTCGTCAAGGCGATCCGCGGCACCGGCGGGCGCGCCGACTTCGTCACGGCGGACCTCGGAGGCAGCTACGAGCAGCTGCGCGCCTTCGTCGCACAGGCCACGGACGCGCTCGGCGGACGCGTCGACATCCTGGTCAACAACGCCGGCATCTACCCGGCGACGCTGACCGAGGATCTGCCGGACACCGACCTCGACGCCATGCTCGCGGTCAACATCCGCGCCCCGCACGTCCTGGTCGGCGCCCTGGCTCCGGCCATGGCCGCACGGGGCAGCGGCGTCATCGTCACCGTCGGCTCCTGGATGGCCCGTCTCGGTACTCCCTACGCGGCGATGTACAGCGCGACGAAGGCCGCTGACGAGCAGCTCACCCGCAGCTGGGCCGCGGAGTACGGGCCACGCGGCGTGCGGGTCAACGCCATCGCGCCCGGAGCGACCCTCACGCCCGGCAACGAGGAGGCCCGCGCGGAGCTCGACGCGATGACCGCCACCACCCCGGCGGGCGTCGTCGTCCGGCCGGAGGACATCGCCAAGGGCGTCCTATACCTGTCAAGCGACGACTCGGCCATGGTCCACGGCATCACGCTCTACGTCGACGGCGGGATCACCGCCTCCCGCATGGGCTGA